The Maridesulfovibrio ferrireducens genome contains a region encoding:
- a CDS encoding ABC transporter substrate-binding protein: MKIFLIAVTIGILFIPIPSIAKRQLFLATENFPPLYYQEDGKNKGIYCELLDRTFKEIKITYKLSLMPWKRALRMAETQKTDGIPGTAKNKHRKRVLIFPDEPLSELEVVIFHRKGEKFKYDGISSLKGKKIGIIKGYTYGEEFDQSNLFIKEEVSLLKHNFLKLKVKRLDLVIAYKIVALYTLEKMNLTDQFSYSPNPVRHAAMYLAFSQKPGHGRLAKEFSRALRKIKKTKEIKESLIKAGLNTEPHNTNQ; the protein is encoded by the coding sequence ATGAAAATATTTCTCATTGCCGTTACGATTGGAATTTTATTCATACCGATACCTTCTATTGCCAAAAGACAACTTTTTCTTGCCACAGAAAATTTTCCACCTCTTTATTATCAGGAGGACGGAAAAAATAAAGGTATTTACTGCGAATTATTAGATCGCACATTCAAGGAAATAAAAATCACATACAAACTCAGCCTAATGCCATGGAAACGAGCTTTGCGTATGGCTGAAACCCAAAAAACAGATGGGATTCCGGGAACTGCTAAAAATAAACATCGAAAGAGAGTATTGATTTTCCCAGATGAACCTCTATCAGAACTTGAAGTTGTAATATTTCACCGGAAAGGAGAGAAATTCAAATATGATGGAATCTCGTCATTAAAAGGTAAAAAAATAGGAATAATTAAAGGATACACATATGGAGAGGAGTTCGACCAAAGTAACTTATTTATTAAAGAGGAAGTGAGTCTTCTTAAACATAACTTTCTTAAACTTAAAGTTAAAAGATTAGATCTTGTTATAGCTTATAAGATTGTAGCTCTATACACTCTGGAAAAAATGAATCTTACTGATCAATTCTCCTACAGTCCGAATCCCGTCCGTCATGCAGCTATGTACTTAGCTTTTTCACAAAAACCGGGCCATGGACGTTTAGCAAAAGAATTCAGCCGGGCACTTCGAAAAATAAAGAAGACAAAAGAAATCAAAGAATCGCTTATAAAAGCAGGATTAAATACTGAGCCACACAATACAAATCAATAA
- a CDS encoding phosphate acyltransferase translates to MTITTLDEIIDKVRQHGVKPKVAIAPCAEEFVIRSALAAYEEGIAEPIFIGDLEKTTVVAKKHSLNIDSFDFYEENDDTAAVAKAVQLFKKGKAALIMKGLVSTSVILKAILNKETGVPPKGIISHVTVFEAREGDRLILMTDAGVNIKPNLQRKADIVRNALQVARKLGIEKPKVAMLAATEKVNYPAMPATLDADILSKMSADGAFGDALVAGPLALDLAISPAAAACKGITNPVAGYADILCTPDIESGNILYKALTTIAGKAMASVVIGSDVPIVVPSRGDSDRSKFISIALACYLADY, encoded by the coding sequence ATGACGATTACTACACTTGACGAAATCATAGATAAAGTACGCCAACACGGTGTGAAGCCCAAAGTGGCAATAGCTCCTTGCGCTGAAGAATTTGTAATACGATCCGCCCTCGCCGCCTATGAAGAGGGAATTGCTGAGCCGATTTTCATCGGTGACCTTGAAAAAACAACTGTTGTAGCAAAAAAACACAGCCTGAACATTGATAGTTTCGATTTTTATGAAGAAAACGATGACACCGCCGCGGTAGCAAAAGCTGTTCAACTTTTCAAAAAAGGTAAAGCGGCGCTCATTATGAAGGGCCTTGTCAGCACCAGTGTCATATTGAAAGCAATACTGAACAAAGAGACCGGAGTACCGCCAAAAGGTATAATCAGCCATGTTACCGTGTTTGAAGCTCGTGAGGGCGACAGACTGATTTTAATGACCGATGCGGGGGTTAACATTAAGCCGAACCTGCAAAGAAAAGCGGATATTGTCCGCAACGCTCTGCAAGTAGCCCGTAAACTGGGAATCGAAAAACCTAAAGTTGCGATGCTGGCTGCAACAGAAAAAGTTAACTATCCGGCAATGCCCGCGACTCTTGATGCCGACATCCTTTCAAAAATGTCTGCCGACGGAGCCTTCGGTGATGCACTTGTTGCAGGACCTTTAGCTCTTGATCTTGCCATTTCTCCAGCGGCAGCAGCATGCAAAGGGATAACAAATCCCGTTGCCGGCTATGCCGATATACTTTGTACTCCAGACATTGAAAGCGGGAACATCCTATACAAAGCGTTAACAACGATAGCCGGAAAAGCTATGGCAAGCGTTGTCATAGGAAGCGATGTTCCAATAGTGGTTCCTTCCCGTGGAGATTCAGACAGGTCCAAATTTATATCAATAGCTTTGGCTTGTTATTTAGCGGACTACTAA
- a CDS encoding bacteriohemerythrin, whose product MTAKTRLTLSIILVFFMSAALFASTLSPAASKGGAIFVWQMSFLIIAIIGTIVALITLNSSVFGQLTMLSKYAKDIKKGKPKTSLPKELADDILEVGNDVQDAIKALTVKTEESNKAKTELETRTAKLEQDLKESQSELEDVKSAMDSIIKSATNAQGISGKLFAGIEELSAQVNQVSTGMIIQRDRVTETATAMEEMNCTVLEVAQNASMAAQSSSQSKENAQKGADGVAKAISSFEQIKGTILNLKVTMGALGEQADSIGQIMKIITDIADQTNLLALNAAIEAARAGEAGRGFAVVADEVRKLAEKTMDATKGVGEAVSKIQANARENISAVDAAAEEIVHSTESAAESGNLMTEIVGIVDDTNTQVESIATASEEQSAASEEINMAISDVARVSQETSEGMSNSAHALTEIASIVEELDSIVQGISSGRVVDTSSGKIVEWSDDLSVNVRTIDEHHMVLINMINDLYQAMRQRKTGSKVTDIVDKLLEYTKYHFGYEEKIFDKYRYPDSASHKKLHRSFENKIEEFGNSLASGKATVSNEVIRFLKDWLVKHIMIVDHKYSEFMNDHGIH is encoded by the coding sequence ATGACGGCTAAAACCCGACTGACCCTATCGATTATTTTAGTTTTTTTCATGTCGGCGGCGCTCTTTGCTTCTACACTGTCGCCGGCTGCCTCCAAAGGCGGGGCTATATTTGTTTGGCAAATGTCATTTCTTATCATAGCCATCATAGGAACTATCGTTGCTCTAATCACGCTCAATTCCAGCGTTTTCGGGCAACTGACCATGCTTAGCAAATATGCAAAAGACATTAAAAAAGGCAAACCGAAAACATCTCTTCCAAAGGAGCTTGCTGATGATATTTTAGAAGTAGGTAATGATGTACAGGATGCAATCAAAGCTCTCACGGTAAAAACCGAAGAAAGTAATAAAGCAAAAACAGAACTTGAAACCCGGACAGCTAAACTTGAACAAGATTTGAAAGAATCGCAAAGTGAACTGGAAGATGTAAAATCGGCCATGGATTCTATTATCAAATCAGCTACCAATGCACAGGGTATCTCAGGTAAATTGTTTGCTGGAATTGAAGAACTGAGTGCGCAGGTAAATCAAGTCAGCACCGGAATGATAATTCAGCGCGACAGAGTTACTGAAACAGCAACCGCGATGGAAGAAATGAATTGTACGGTACTGGAAGTTGCACAAAACGCTTCCATGGCAGCACAAAGTTCAAGTCAATCTAAAGAAAATGCACAAAAAGGCGCAGACGGAGTTGCCAAGGCGATCAGCTCTTTCGAACAAATTAAAGGAACCATCCTTAACCTGAAAGTTACAATGGGCGCTCTTGGCGAACAAGCTGACAGCATCGGTCAAATCATGAAAATCATTACCGACATTGCGGACCAGACAAATCTTCTGGCTCTCAATGCAGCAATCGAAGCCGCCCGTGCAGGTGAAGCTGGCAGAGGCTTTGCAGTTGTTGCTGACGAAGTCCGCAAACTGGCTGAAAAGACTATGGATGCAACCAAAGGTGTCGGCGAGGCTGTCTCCAAGATACAGGCTAATGCTCGCGAGAACATCAGCGCTGTCGACGCTGCCGCCGAAGAAATTGTACACTCAACGGAATCCGCAGCAGAATCCGGCAACCTTATGACCGAAATTGTCGGGATAGTTGACGACACCAACACTCAGGTTGAGTCAATCGCAACTGCCAGCGAAGAGCAATCTGCCGCCTCCGAAGAAATTAATATGGCTATCAGTGATGTAGCCAGAGTTTCTCAGGAAACATCAGAAGGAATGTCAAATTCAGCCCATGCCCTTACTGAAATTGCAAGTATCGTTGAAGAGCTTGACTCAATCGTTCAAGGGATTTCGTCCGGACGAGTGGTAGACACAAGCTCCGGTAAAATAGTTGAATGGTCGGACGACTTATCCGTAAACGTAAGAACCATTGACGAGCATCACATGGTTTTGATCAACATGATTAACGATCTCTATCAGGCTATGCGCCAACGCAAGACAGGCTCTAAGGTCACAGATATTGTCGATAAACTGCTTGAATACACAAAATATCACTTCGGATATGAAGAAAAGATTTTTGATAAATACAGATACCCTGACAGCGCATCTCATAAAAAACTTCACCGATCCTTTGAAAACAAAATTGAAGAATTCGGGAATAGTCTGGCATCAGGAAAAGCAACTGTATCTAACGAAGTTATAAGATTCCTAAAAGACTGGCTGGTTAAACACATAATGATTGTTGACCATAAATACTCTGAATTTATGAACGATCATGGTATCCACTAG
- the ilvN gene encoding acetolactate synthase small subunit produces the protein MKHTISALVINRAGVLAESSAAFQKNGINITSISCGETENMDVSRMVICAEGNDEDLANVTKDLQAMDFVIKLDDLARRDFVDRELVLIKVAVNKDSMSQIMQIFEVFRADVIGMGQKTITAELSGDQERVEGLIKMLQPIGIKSMCRTGMIALKRGDE, from the coding sequence ATGAAACATACCATATCAGCACTGGTGATAAACAGAGCCGGAGTTCTGGCCGAGTCTTCAGCAGCATTTCAAAAAAACGGCATAAATATAACCTCAATATCCTGCGGTGAAACTGAAAATATGGATGTCTCGAGAATGGTTATATGCGCTGAAGGGAATGATGAAGACCTTGCCAATGTGACAAAAGATCTACAGGCAATGGATTTTGTGATAAAATTAGATGATCTGGCTCGCAGAGATTTTGTAGACCGCGAACTTGTTTTAATAAAAGTAGCCGTCAACAAAGACTCCATGTCACAAATTATGCAAATTTTTGAAGTTTTCAGAGCGGACGTAATAGGCATGGGACAAAAAACCATTACAGCTGAGTTGAGCGGAGATCAAGAAAGAGTCGAAGGTCTTATTAAAATGCTCCAGCCTATCGGCATCAAAAGCATGTGTCGCACAGGTATGATTGCTCTGAAAAGAGGCGATGAGTAA
- a CDS encoding ABC transporter substrate-binding protein yields MKALIIAIMLTILFIPAPSIAKKHLSLVTDSFPPLYYQENGKNKGSYCELLDLTFKEMKIPYTLSFMPWERALRMAETQKTDGIPGTAKTEKRARRLIFPEEPLSIIDIVLFYRNNEEFQFNGTSSLAGKKIGTINGYSYGEEFDQNNLFIKEEVSSLKLNFLKLKAKRIDLVIAYKEVGLHTLQKLNLADQITYSPTPVHSSALYLAFSQKPGHGRLAKKFSRALRKIKKTKLKTGPTPSIIIN; encoded by the coding sequence ATGAAAGCATTGATCATTGCCATCATGTTAACAATTTTATTCATACCGGCACCTTCGATTGCCAAAAAACATCTATCCCTTGTTACTGACTCCTTCCCCCCTCTCTACTATCAGGAAAACGGGAAAAACAAAGGTAGTTACTGCGAATTATTAGACCTCACCTTTAAAGAAATGAAAATCCCATATACCCTCTCCTTTATGCCGTGGGAAAGAGCGTTACGCATGGCTGAAACTCAAAAAACAGATGGAATTCCGGGAACGGCAAAAACCGAAAAACGGGCACGACGACTGATTTTCCCGGAAGAACCTTTATCAATTATTGATATCGTATTATTTTATCGCAATAATGAAGAATTTCAATTCAATGGAACTTCTTCATTAGCAGGTAAGAAAATCGGTACAATTAATGGATATTCGTATGGAGAAGAATTCGACCAGAATAACTTGTTTATCAAAGAAGAAGTTAGTTCTTTAAAGCTTAACTTCCTCAAGCTTAAAGCAAAAAGAATAGACCTTGTTATAGCTTATAAAGAAGTCGGCCTGCATACACTTCAAAAATTAAATCTTGCTGACCAAATCACTTACAGCCCAACTCCGGTGCATAGCTCAGCGTTATATTTAGCCTTTTCCCAAAAGCCAGGTCATGGACGGTTAGCAAAAAAATTTAGCCGGGCACTTCGAAAGATAAAGAAGACAAAACTTAAAACTGGACCTACGCCTTCTATTATCATAAACTAG
- a CDS encoding EAL domain-containing protein: MHKLLLKQMEETLGTSTIGSTEEMDSFLALIEKTYSGLEASLITPDSSFIKILNFLPDPSFIIDKEGTVVAWNPAIEKMTGIPAVNIIGKDNFEYINIIHGTRSPGLIDVVLGCKKIGPTDYQSIRRQGNSLAAEIRIQNLGHRKNTHLWVQVAPITDNSGETIGAIETLRDISARKQTENINLILYKISSAVKSTSDNHSLFQFIHESLKPFIEADNFYVALYDEDNEALSFPYYSDQKDFIAPDEKIYLANVNSLSAKVIQNKQPLLLREKDFAKYNAEEWISIGPSAKSWLGVPLIHDGKVIGVMTIQSYNSDSNYNVQDIDLMVAISDQIAAAIQRKQTETALLESEKKFRSVFENATVAIFQISACGKLLMANPAMAQIMGYTSVDEMIKQHPHASEYFYNKQDWLNLLKDLHNKGSAIGRHIRLKTKEKLEKWITFNARVMYDDKGKPNFYTGTAFDSTPGIVAERNVFKHKARFMQLFESSPQAIALTDSEGNVIATNKAFTELFGYTTEQMDPCCENLCPSGGGKLKENLKKIIEGITFRSEDLRKHKNGRLVPVSIIGYPFVYNDEISGTFIIYDDISHRKEFERKLSHQSQHDSLTGLPNRTLFLERLEQALHRSQRQSDHNFAVMMLDLDMFKRINDSLGHQAGDSLLIKIGDRIKSCLRPIDTIARMGGDEYAILIEYFRTPQQVIQIIRNIRSKIHKPITVANKEVVISSSIGIVFKTAEYEHPEHILRDADISMYKAKELGVNKFKVFNKAMHEKAMQNLLIETEIRQGLPEDEFIPYFQPIYCLQTRRLAGFEALVRWNHPERGFITPEHIIPIAEETGLIVKLDRLMLLKACREFSKWVSTYPSVRDMFLTVNLSPCQLSKPDLADAILDVLNETNFPSDMLKLEITESAIMERNAASTFNLKRIGEMGIKLAVDDFGTGYSSLSQLQRFPASTVKIDRSFISRMAEDHESLEIVRAVNALGHSLSMDVIAEGVETKQQLILLKEIGCDCVQGFYFDKPQPAEVAVQLVKMRSEGFCPPGLTSI; encoded by the coding sequence AGAAACTCTCGGAACCTCTACAATCGGTTCAACCGAAGAAATGGACTCTTTTCTAGCGCTCATCGAAAAAACATATTCCGGTCTTGAAGCATCCCTGATTACTCCCGACTCTTCTTTTATCAAAATACTTAATTTTCTCCCTGACCCTTCTTTTATTATCGACAAGGAAGGAACTGTTGTCGCCTGGAATCCAGCTATTGAAAAAATGACCGGAATTCCTGCCGTAAACATCATAGGCAAAGACAATTTTGAATACATAAATATTATCCATGGCACCAGATCACCGGGGCTAATTGATGTAGTACTGGGCTGCAAAAAAATCGGCCCGACGGACTATCAATCCATTCGACGCCAAGGAAATTCTTTAGCCGCTGAAATCAGAATTCAAAACCTTGGACATAGAAAAAATACGCATCTATGGGTTCAGGTCGCCCCCATCACTGACAATTCAGGCGAAACAATCGGTGCAATCGAAACATTACGAGATATTTCTGCCCGTAAACAAACCGAAAACATTAATCTGATTCTCTACAAAATATCATCGGCAGTAAAATCTACATCTGACAACCACAGCTTATTTCAATTTATACATGAAAGTCTTAAACCATTTATTGAAGCTGATAACTTCTATGTTGCGCTTTATGATGAAGACAACGAAGCTCTTTCATTTCCATACTATTCTGATCAAAAAGATTTCATAGCTCCAGACGAAAAAATATACCTCGCGAACGTCAACAGTTTAAGCGCTAAAGTTATTCAGAATAAACAGCCGCTTTTACTCCGTGAAAAAGATTTTGCCAAATATAACGCTGAAGAATGGATCTCTATCGGCCCCTCAGCCAAATCATGGCTCGGAGTTCCGCTCATACACGACGGCAAAGTCATCGGTGTCATGACAATTCAATCATATAATTCTGACAGCAATTACAACGTACAAGACATTGATCTGATGGTCGCAATATCCGACCAGATTGCTGCAGCCATTCAGCGCAAACAAACTGAGACTGCCCTCCTTGAAAGTGAAAAAAAATTCCGCTCAGTTTTTGAAAATGCCACCGTTGCTATTTTTCAAATATCAGCCTGCGGAAAATTGCTCATGGCCAACCCCGCAATGGCACAGATTATGGGGTACACTTCTGTAGACGAAATGATTAAACAGCACCCCCATGCGTCAGAATATTTCTATAACAAACAAGACTGGCTTAACCTGCTGAAAGACCTGCATAACAAGGGATCCGCCATCGGAAGGCATATTCGCCTTAAGACTAAAGAAAAACTTGAAAAATGGATCACCTTCAATGCCCGTGTAATGTATGACGATAAGGGAAAACCAAATTTCTACACGGGCACAGCCTTTGATTCTACACCCGGGATAGTCGCTGAAAGAAACGTTTTCAAACATAAAGCACGCTTCATGCAGCTCTTTGAAAGTTCACCTCAGGCTATTGCCCTGACGGATTCAGAGGGCAATGTAATAGCCACCAACAAAGCCTTTACCGAACTTTTCGGTTATACAACCGAGCAAATGGACCCTTGCTGTGAAAACCTCTGCCCCAGTGGCGGTGGTAAACTAAAAGAGAATCTTAAAAAAATTATAGAAGGCATAACCTTTCGGTCTGAGGATCTGCGAAAACATAAAAACGGCAGATTAGTTCCGGTTTCTATTATTGGTTACCCTTTTGTTTACAATGATGAAATATCCGGAACATTCATTATTTACGATGACATTTCACACCGCAAAGAATTTGAACGCAAACTTTCACACCAGTCACAACATGACTCTCTGACAGGTCTCCCAAACCGGACTCTATTTCTTGAACGCCTCGAACAGGCTCTTCACCGCTCACAAAGACAGTCGGATCACAATTTTGCAGTCATGATGCTTGATCTCGACATGTTCAAGCGCATAAACGACAGCCTGGGACATCAAGCCGGAGATTCTCTTTTAATCAAAATCGGTGATCGAATTAAAAGCTGCCTGCGCCCCATCGACACAATTGCCCGCATGGGCGGCGATGAATATGCGATTCTGATTGAATATTTCAGGACTCCGCAACAAGTAATACAGATCATCCGAAACATCCGAAGCAAAATACACAAGCCGATAACAGTAGCCAACAAAGAGGTTGTTATAAGCTCAAGTATCGGGATTGTGTTTAAAACTGCGGAATATGAACACCCGGAACACATTCTGCGCGATGCTGATATCAGCATGTATAAAGCCAAAGAACTGGGTGTAAATAAATTTAAAGTTTTCAACAAAGCAATGCATGAAAAAGCAATGCAAAATCTGCTGATTGAAACCGAAATCAGACAAGGACTCCCCGAAGACGAATTTATTCCTTATTTTCAGCCTATTTATTGCCTGCAAACCAGAAGACTGGCCGGTTTTGAAGCTTTGGTGCGCTGGAATCACCCTGAAAGAGGCTTTATAACTCCAGAACATATAATTCCCATAGCAGAAGAAACCGGGCTGATTGTAAAGCTGGACAGACTTATGCTGCTGAAAGCCTGTCGGGAATTTTCTAAATGGGTATCCACTTATCCATCAGTAAGAGACATGTTCCTCACGGTCAATTTATCCCCCTGTCAGCTTTCAAAACCGGATCTGGCTGACGCAATTCTCGACGTACTGAATGAAACAAATTTCCCATCAGACATGCTGAAACTTGAAATTACTGAATCAGCAATTATGGAAAGAAACGCCGCCTCGACTTTTAACCTCAAAAGAATCGGCGAAATGGGCATCAAGCTTGCTGTTGACGACTTCGGTACGGGCTATTCTTCGTTGTCACAGTTGCAGAGATTCCCGGCCTCAACTGTAAAAATTGACAGATCTTTCATCAGCCGCATGGCCGAAGACCACGAATCTCTTGAAATTGTCCGCGCAGTGAACGCTCTGGGACACAGCCTCAGCATGGACGTTATTGCAGAAGGAGTTGAAACCAAACAACAGTTGATATTGCTTAAAGAAATAGGCTGCGACTGTGTACAAGGCTTTTACTTCGACAAACCTCAACCGGCAGAGGTTGCTGTACAGCTTGTCAAAATGAGATCAGAAGGGTTTTGCCCTCCCGGTCTGACTTCTATCTAA
- a CDS encoding LysR family transcriptional regulator, which yields MSKTNLSNLDLNLLVILDTVFTERSLTLAGKKLFMTQSAISHALSKLRDHFEDRLFIRRGNRMDPTPLCEELHQNLSPSLKKILQSLEDRGEFSPATSRRTFCLGLSDYLCNLLLPEIISKIQKQGPGVTLRIVQATYEQRTAMLQSGKLDIFLGCSRNYGAGVFKEKLFEDREICILRKDHPITGDVMTEDEMSKAEFVALSLSESGLGFLEDFLYRKGVQRKIKVVVQQEVVIPSLVSSSNLVGTLAERLAQTYSQIMPVRIIQLPLENTVFEIFQHWHAVNDNDPAHRWMRSIINDVAKSLPELTSD from the coding sequence ATGAGCAAAACTAATCTATCCAATCTGGATCTTAACCTACTTGTAATACTCGACACCGTTTTTACAGAACGCAGTCTCACCCTTGCCGGTAAAAAACTGTTCATGACTCAATCGGCAATAAGTCATGCTCTTTCAAAACTTCGTGATCATTTTGAGGATCGCCTTTTTATCCGGCGCGGAAATAGAATGGACCCGACTCCATTATGTGAAGAACTTCATCAAAATCTATCCCCTTCCTTAAAGAAAATACTTCAATCTCTTGAAGACAGAGGTGAATTTTCCCCCGCAACTTCCCGACGCACATTCTGTCTGGGATTAAGTGACTATCTTTGCAATCTTTTACTGCCAGAAATAATTTCTAAAATTCAAAAACAAGGTCCGGGTGTCACGCTCAGAATAGTTCAGGCTACATACGAACAACGTACTGCTATGCTGCAAAGCGGCAAGCTGGACATCTTCCTCGGCTGTTCACGGAACTATGGTGCCGGGGTATTTAAGGAAAAACTTTTTGAAGACAGAGAAATTTGCATTTTACGAAAAGATCATCCCATCACCGGAGACGTGATGACTGAGGATGAAATGTCAAAAGCAGAATTTGTCGCCCTTTCCCTTTCCGAATCAGGCTTAGGTTTTCTCGAAGATTTTCTTTATCGCAAAGGAGTTCAAAGAAAAATTAAAGTAGTCGTACAACAAGAAGTTGTAATCCCGTCCCTTGTGAGTTCTTCAAACCTTGTCGGAACTCTAGCTGAAAGACTGGCACAAACTTACTCTCAAATTATGCCTGTCAGAATTATCCAGCTCCCTTTGGAAAATACCGTTTTTGAGATATTTCAACACTGGCATGCAGTCAATGACAATGACCCTGCACACAGATGGATGCGATCAATAATAAATGATGTGGCTAAATCACTGCCAGAATTAACTTCCGACTGA
- a CDS encoding ABC transporter substrate-binding protein, protein MNKLITSLFLAILFISAPAYAGQELLLATDSFPPYYYEKNGKPHGLYYDLVAMTFKEMNITIKLSFVPWKRALFMAKNNISNGIMGILKTEERQKWLIYAEEPISKTQIVIFHRKGENFQYKDINSLKGKRIGTVKGYSYGNDFTKSNMFSREEVSSLDLNFRKLLAGRIDLVAGFKAVGIHTLNKMNLSDKISFSLAPVHQSSLYLAFSQKPGNKALTIEFSRILREIKKTPACIEAMKRADLPPDTISPCN, encoded by the coding sequence ATGAATAAACTTATCACCTCACTTTTCCTGGCAATTTTATTCATCTCTGCGCCTGCTTATGCAGGGCAGGAGCTTCTTCTGGCAACGGACTCGTTTCCACCTTACTACTATGAAAAAAACGGAAAACCTCACGGATTATACTACGATTTAGTCGCCATGACTTTCAAAGAAATGAATATCACCATAAAATTATCTTTTGTGCCATGGAAGCGGGCTCTTTTTATGGCAAAAAACAATATTTCAAACGGCATTATGGGAATCCTTAAAACTGAGGAGCGGCAAAAGTGGCTGATTTATGCAGAAGAACCTATTTCAAAAACGCAGATTGTAATATTTCACCGCAAAGGAGAAAACTTCCAATACAAAGATATTAACTCTCTGAAAGGTAAAAGAATAGGGACTGTAAAGGGATATTCTTACGGAAACGATTTTACAAAAAGCAATATGTTTAGTCGTGAAGAAGTCAGTTCTCTTGATTTAAACTTTCGTAAGCTTTTGGCAGGAAGAATTGATTTAGTTGCTGGTTTCAAAGCTGTGGGGATCCATACTCTAAACAAAATGAACCTTTCCGACAAAATTTCTTTCAGCTTGGCACCTGTTCACCAATCATCTTTATACCTAGCTTTCAGCCAAAAGCCGGGTAATAAAGCATTAACAATTGAATTCAGCCGAATACTTCGAGAAATTAAAAAAACACCCGCCTGCATAGAAGCTATGAAAAGAGCCGATTTACCACCCGATACAATCTCTCCATGTAACTAA
- a CDS encoding flavin reductase family protein — protein sequence MEKINIGVQGFTLPMPQTILGCRQDGRNNFMALAWASRVNYNPSLMMISVGKKHFSNSAIKATGEFSVNIPSIEMLEITDFVGLVSGSKLDKSDLFEVHKGELENAPVIVNCPVGMECKVFDSIELPNDTLFVGEVVATWCNDDVLTEGIPDIKKVNPFTLTMPDNRYWSVGECVGKAWHDGKKLK from the coding sequence ATGGAAAAAATTAATATCGGCGTTCAAGGTTTTACTCTGCCTATGCCTCAGACTATTCTGGGGTGTCGTCAGGATGGACGGAACAATTTTATGGCACTGGCTTGGGCTTCAAGGGTTAATTACAACCCTTCGCTAATGATGATTTCAGTGGGTAAAAAACATTTTTCTAATTCCGCCATTAAAGCAACCGGGGAATTCAGTGTAAACATTCCTTCCATTGAGATGCTCGAGATTACGGACTTTGTCGGGCTGGTGTCGGGTAGTAAACTGGATAAGTCTGATTTGTTTGAAGTTCATAAAGGTGAACTTGAAAACGCGCCTGTTATTGTTAATTGTCCTGTGGGCATGGAATGTAAGGTTTTTGATTCTATTGAGCTACCTAACGACACTCTTTTTGTGGGCGAAGTTGTTGCTACTTGGTGTAACGATGATGTTCTTACCGAAGGAATTCCTGATATTAAAAAGGTGAATCCCTTCACTCTTACCATGCCGGATAATCGGTATTGGTCCGTGGGTGAATGTGTTGGCAAAGCTTGGCATGACGGAAAGAAACTAAAGTAA